A region of Anticarsia gemmatalis isolate Benzon Research Colony breed Stoneville strain chromosome 10, ilAntGemm2 primary, whole genome shotgun sequence DNA encodes the following proteins:
- the LOC142975924 gene encoding acetyl-CoA acetyltransferase, mitochondrial-like: protein MAPSNISLNEVVIVSAVRTPLGSFRGKLAPLSASELGAIAIKAAVEKAGIPKDEIKEAYIGNTCSAGIGQAPARQACIFAGLPESTVCTTINKVCSSGMKAVMCAAQGLQTGAEDVMVAGGMESLSNVPFYLKRGDITYGGMPLVDGVLRDGFMDYFNNIHMGDCAENTAKKHNISRADQDDHAMTSYRRAAAAYANGKFVNELVPVTVPQKKGDPIVVTEDEEYKRVDYEKLVRLPPAFQDKNGSVTAGNSSPLGDGAAALVLMTRQAAERLNVKPLARIIDFVDAERDPIDFTIAPAITIPKLLAKTGVDKEEIAVWEINEAFSAVAVANQRLLGLDPAKINIDGGSVSLTNPIGMTGARIIVHLVHALKTGEKGVASVCNGGGGASAILIEKL, encoded by the exons ATGGCACCTTCAAATATTTCGCTTAATGAAGTAGTCATAGTGTCTGCTGTGCGCACTCCCCTTGGATCCTTCAGGGGCAAGCTGGCACCTCTCTCAGCTTCCGAACTCGGAGCTATCGCGATCAAAGCGGCCGTTGAGAAGGCTGGCATTCCGAAAGATGAGATTAAAGAG gcTTACATTGGTAACACCTGCTCCGCCGGAATCGGTCAGGCCCCTGCCAGACAAGCCTGCATCTTTGCTGGTCTCCCCGAAAGCACTGTGTGCACGACCATCAACAAAGTATGCTCCTCTGGCATGAAGGCCGTTATGTGCGCCGCTCAGGGCCTGCAGACCGGCGCCGAAGACGTCATGGTAGCAGGAGGAATGGAGTCCCTCTCCAACGTACCTTTCTACTTGAAGAGAGGAGACATCACCTACGGTGGTATGCCACTCGTTGATGGTGTTCTCCGTGACGGCTTCATGGATTACTTCAACAACATCCACATGGGCGACTGCGCCGAAAACACCGCTAAGAAACACAACATCAGCAGAGCCGATCAGGACGACCATGCCATGACCAGCTACAGGAGAGCCGCTGCCGCGTATGCCAACGGAAAATTCGTCAATGAATTGGTACCAGTCACTGTACCCCAGAAGAAAGGTGACCCCATTGTAGTTACCGAAGATGAGGAATACAAGAGGGTCGACTACGAAAAGTTGGTCAGACTTCCCCCCGCGTTCCAGGACAAGAATGGATCGGTGACCGCTGGTAACTCCTCACCACTGGGTGATGGAGCTGCTGCTCTGGTGTTGATGACCCGCCAAGCTGCCGAAAGATTGAACGTTAAGCCTTTGGCCCGCATCATTGACTTCGTAGATGCTGAGCGTGATCCTATTGACTTCACCATTGCCCCAGCTATTACTATTCCTAAACTCTTGGCGAAGACTGGCGTAGATAAGGAGGAAATCGCTGTATGGGAAATCAACGAGGCTTTCAGTGCTGTCGCTGTCGCCAACCAGAGGCTTCTTGGTTTGGACCCGGCTAAGATCAACATTGATGGAGGCTCCGTGAGTCTTACCAACCCGATCGGTATGACTGGTGCCAGGATCATCGTGCACTTGGTCCATGCTCTGAAGACCGGAGAGAAGGGTGTAGCATCCGTCTGCAATGGAGGAGGCGGTGCCTCAGCCATATTGATCGAGAAATTGTAA
- the bdg gene encoding sodium-dependent transporter bedraggled, producing the protein MEVVNIGEGRYEQSENVPGSSADSDASSSVFESNDSDHYSEDLDKTSEDGDLKEDLQKTIPECYKSDSNFSSHTSDITIDEEFQATALCQFMDILNDLDEVLDKSLLACLDDGTKNFDSDEEDLICKIKECIGETHDETELSEAQSSMDDNTQVITCSNAQPSAPAIEEIDITQHVAERSNLTSLGRSKSFSELSDNDRQALVSSLERASTTNDNLRNSMRRLDPIVLPAITAESFCEPLTLPVILFLEHNINMRPTSAPIQLQVTAANLSSDGASGPLIVGRRALLMNRTLSLPSPGESDVTAGDWTGRNTARSTARSTSASSSSTESLNVAPTTQNATSATDERIEETEEPPFGVWPHRMSAMLACLSCTVGIFNISRFAIFSVHFGASFIVQFFILSLLIGIPLFTLHLCLGQVLESGPVDMWRISPIFQGVGVSLLITQAVIGMYSIIGLSWIFVYFRDSFITSNDKYKWALPHEFNLEDSLMKNETYKIQETLPQYFHGEILQRNLGSNNSYFGTIKFQVAFNLAVVWMIVFVALSKGLRSYGKAVYMLIFLPICGTLILCTKLLTLIPYDSVVNIFSETEWSEFFINSNSWAAAAQETFLTWGLLGACIMQLTSHKNSKNKTNVMLQKESACIVAFTFAVLLLGSFLANTCVQILKNYGYTYIPGSFETVKSTQFLWPMSEPMPGNVVSTPVRYMGHYGSLVGVTVWRSGTTARTISGWQPLQLATQLVPATLAVLPANMLSPAWAVIFYFILIMFGIAQQLAIWHCVITGIMAINAEALKVWETTITFLSCVFGLAMGLLLSTDAGIRIVHFIDYVWVGSWWQCVVQVALACGVFVVRGRPYSPDVVVAALYSSRTRLSATLAALLSFTWTVVLPVLLCAICVMDFRVGQQRQLYSWRKPVGYWPVWSRQVAVLMQQGALLIVPIAAFIQTWRYMNKGPPDILDRIQNLYRPRMGPGLEAGRAPVPAPRAAPPPDPPPKYTPPPSYSTATGARLLNTIRRSFRTLRRITTARTEQSPAEDTTQLPVTVSETVERDALVSLESQPPEYSGVFAAPSITITDETDSRTTRPRSSTSRNSLSLTRDYLRRSFVRKSDSAKSIRSSLRRSFKYGGALTSSHEHLVRGAEPMSSTVAMSAVRTAHDSHSRASVI; encoded by the exons ATGGAAGTAGTTAATATAGGCGAAGGTCGGTACGAACAAAGTGAGAATGTACCGGGAAGCAGTGCCGACAGCGACGCGTCCAGCAGCGTCTTCGAAAGTAACGACAGTGATCATTACAGTGAAGACTTGGATAAAACATCGGAAGATGGTGACTTGAAAGAAGACTTACAAAAAACAATACCGGAATGCTACAAATCCGACTCAAACTTCTCATCACATACAAGCGACATCACAATCGACGAAGAATTTCAGGCGACGGCTCTTTGCCAGTTTATGGATATATTGAATGATTTAGATGAAGTTTTAGATAAATCACTATTAGCGTGTCTCGACGATGGCACCAAAAACTTCGACAGCGATGAAGAGGATCTCATTTGTAAGATTAAAGAATGCATCGGCGAAACTCACGATGAAACAGAACTTTCCGAAGCGCAGAGTTCAATGGATGACAATACTCAAGTAATTACTTGTTCTAATGCGCAACCTTCGGCGCCAGCCATTGAAGAAATAGACATCACACAACATGTAGCCGAAAGGTCAAATCTCACAAGCCTTGGCCGCTCAAAAAGTTTTTCGGAGTTGTCAGATAATGACCGACAAGCTTTAGTGTCATCTTTGGAGAGAGCGAGTACTACAAACGATAATTTACGAAACTCAATGAGGAGATTAGATCCCATAGTTCTACCAGCAATAACTGCTGAGTCGTTTTGTGAACCTTTAACACTACCAGTAATACTTTTTCTTGagcataatattaatatgcgGCCAACGAGTGCACCTATACAGTTGCAAGTGACGGCTGCGAATCTTAGTAGTGATGGTGCGTCGGGACCGCTTATTGTTGGGCGTCGAGCTTTACTAATGAACCGAACACTTTCCCTCCCATCTCCGGGAGAAAGTGACGTCACAGCTGGAGATTGGACTGGCCGCAACACGGCCAGAAGCACTGCTAGGAGCACGAGTGCATCGAGTTCTTCTACGGAATCTCTGAATGTTGCTCCTACAACACAGAATGCTACAAGTGCCACGGAtgagag AATTGAAGAGACTGAAGAACCTCCTTTTGGAGTTTGGCCACATCGTATGAGTGCCATGTTGGCGTGCCTCAGTTGTACCGTGGGAATATTTAATATATCTAGGTTTGCCATATTCAGTGTTCACTTTGGAG CGAGCTTCATAGTACAGTTTTTTATACTGTCGTTGTTAATTGGAATACCGCTGTTTACTTTGCATTTATGTTTGGGCCAAGTGTTGGAGTCTGGGCCTGTGGATATGTGGCGTATATCACCTATATTTCAAGGTGTCGGCGTCTCGTTGCTCATAACCCAAGCTGTGATCGGCATGTACAGTATAATAGGCCTATCATGGATATTCGTTTACTTTAGAGACTCTTTTATAACGTCGAACGACAAGTACAAATGGGCCTTACCACATGAGTTCAATTTGGAAG acAGTCTAATGAAAAATGAAACGTACAAGATACAAGAAACGTTACCGCAATACTTTCACGGGGAAATTTTACAGAGAAACTTGGGGTCCAATAATTCATACTTTGGTACTATAAAGTTTCAAGTAGCGTTCAATCTGGCCGTAGTGTGGATGATCGTGTTCGTCGCGCTCAGCAAAGGATTGAGGTCTTATGGCAAG GCCGTTTACATGCTGATATTTCTACCAATCTGTGGAACCCTGATATTATGTACCAAACTGCTCACACTGATACCTTACGACTCTGTCGTTAATATATTCTCCGAGACTGAATGGAGCGAATTCTTTATTAATAGTAAT AGTTGGGCCGCCGCAGCTCAAGAAACATTTCTAACTTGGGGCCTCCTAGGAGCCTGTATAATGCAGCTAACTTCACACAAGAACTCGAAAAACAAGACTAACGTCATGTTGCAGAAGGAAAGCGCTTGTATTGTTGCGTTTACGTTCGCTGTTTTATTACTTGGATCGTTCTTGGCTAATACTTGCGTGCAGATATTGAAGAACTATGGGTATACCTATATACCGGGAAGCTTTG AAACGGTTAAATCAACTCAATTTCTCTGGCCCATGTCGGAGCCGATGCCGGGCAACGTAGTCTCTACGCCTGTTCGATACATGGGGCACTACGGGAGCTTAGTGGGAGTAACAGTATGGCGCAGTGGCACTACCGCGCGGACCATCAGCGGCTGGCAACCGTTGCAGCTCGCCACGCAACTTGTACCAGCTACTTTAGCTGTGTTACCTGCTAATATG CTCTCCCCCGCCTGGGCAGTAATATTCTACTTCATCCTCATAATGTTCGGTATAGCACAACAGCTGGCTATCTGGCACTGCGTCATCACAGGCATAATGGCTATCAATGCAGAAGCACTCAAGGTCTGGGAGACTACTATAACGTTCCTCAGCTGTGTGTTCGGACTGGCCATGGGATTACTACTTAGTACTGAT GCCGGTATCCGCATAGTCCACTTCATAGACTACGTATGGGTGGGTTCGTGGTGGCAGTGCGTGGTGCAGGTGGCGCTGGCGTGCGGCGTTTTCGTGGTGCGGGGGCGGCCGTACTCGCCCGACGTGGTCGTCGCTGCGCTGTACTCTTCACGAACTAGACTGTCGGCGACATTAGCTGCGTTACTCAGTTTCACTTGGACTGTTGTACTCCCTGTTTTGTTATGT gcAATATGTGTAATGGACTTCAGAGTTGGACAACAACGGCAACTGTACAGCTGGAGAAAACCTGTTGG TTACTGGCCAGTGTGGAGTCGCCAAGTGGCTGTGTTGATGCAACAAGGCGCCTTACTGATTGTGCCCATCGCAGCTTTCATACAGACGTGGCGATACATGAATAAAGGACCTCCGGATATACTAGAT CGTATCCAAAACCTGTACCGTCCGCGCATGGGCCCGGGGCTGGAGGCGGGGCGGGCGCCGGTGCCGgccccccgcgccgcgccgccgcccgaccCGCCGCCCAAGTACACGCCGCCGCCCTCGTACTCCACGGCCACCGGCGCACGACTGCTCAACACTATACGGAGGAGCTTCCGCACACTGCGAAG AATCACAACAGCACGTACAGAGCAGTCACCGGCAGAAGATACAACGCAACTGCCAGTCACAGTCAGCGAAACAGTTGAACGAGACGCACTCGTCTCCCTCGAGTCTCAACCACCTGAGTACAGCGGAGTATTCGCCGCACCCTCCATCACCATCACAGATGAAACAGACTCAAGAACCACAAGACCCAGGTCATCGACCTCAAGAAACTCACTATCACTAACAAGAGACTACCTCCGAAGATCGTTCGTCAGGAAGAGCGACTCGGCCAAGAGCATTAGGTCGAGTTTACGCAGAAGTTTCAAGTACGGCGGTGCCTTAACCAGTAGTCACGAACATTTGGTGCGCGGCGCGGAACCCATGTCCAGTACTGTCGCCATGTCGGCCGTCAGAACTGCGCATGACTCACACAGCCGCGCCTCCGTCATATAA